A portion of the Acidimicrobiales bacterium genome contains these proteins:
- a CDS encoding response regulator transcription factor, producing MSDDAVSYRPPTDDPIRVVVVDDHALFRRGIVLVLEAEDDIRVVGEAEQGEDALALAADVAPDVILMDVRMPSMTGIEATRLLTEAHPTARILMLTVSDEEDDLYEAIKAGASGYLLKEISIEEVADAVRAVMQGQTLISPSMASKLIVEFNVLARRAEESAPEVPAPRLTDRELEVLKLVAKGLTNRDIGVELYISENTVKNHIRNILEKLHLHSRMEAVMYAVRENILDVS from the coding sequence ATGTCCGATGACGCTGTCTCCTACCGCCCGCCGACCGATGACCCGATCCGCGTGGTCGTGGTCGATGACCATGCGCTCTTCCGCCGGGGGATCGTGCTCGTGCTCGAGGCCGAAGACGACATCCGGGTCGTGGGCGAGGCCGAGCAGGGCGAGGACGCCCTGGCCCTCGCCGCCGACGTCGCACCCGACGTGATCCTGATGGACGTTCGGATGCCGTCGATGACCGGCATCGAGGCCACGCGCCTCCTCACCGAGGCCCACCCCACGGCGCGGATCCTCATGCTCACCGTCTCCGACGAGGAGGACGACCTCTACGAGGCGATCAAGGCCGGCGCCTCCGGGTACCTGCTCAAGGAGATCTCCATCGAGGAGGTCGCCGACGCGGTGCGGGCGGTGATGCAGGGTCAGACCCTGATCAGCCCCTCGATGGCCTCGAAGCTCATCGTGGAGTTCAACGTCCTCGCCCGACGGGCCGAGGAGTCCGCCCCCGAGGTGCCCGCCCCTCGCCTCACCGACCGCGAGCTCGAGGTGCTCAAGCTGGTGGCCAAGGGCCTCACCAACCGTGACATCGGCGTTGAGCTGTACATCTCCGAGAACACCGTCAAGAACCACATCCGGAACATCCTGGAGAAGCTCCACCTCCACTCGCGCATGGAGGCGGTCATGTACGCCGTGCGCGAGAACATCCTCGACGTCTCCTGA
- a CDS encoding response regulator transcription factor, with product MVDPIRVLIVDDHALFRRGLIQVLLGEEGIEVVGESEDGEDALVKAADLAPDVVLMDVRMPRVSGIEATARLSELMPAVRILMLTVSDEEDDLYEAIKAGAAGYLLKEISIEEVADAVRAVMQGQTLISPSMASKLIVEFNNLSRRADQKKQVPAPRLTERELEVLKQVAQGLTNRDIAGVLFISENTVKNHVRNILEKLHLHSRMEAVVYAVREKILDLDEPSDI from the coding sequence GTGGTCGACCCCATCCGCGTCCTGATCGTCGATGACCATGCCCTTTTCCGGCGTGGCCTCATCCAGGTGCTCCTCGGCGAGGAGGGGATCGAGGTCGTCGGCGAGAGCGAGGACGGCGAGGACGCGCTGGTCAAGGCGGCCGACCTGGCCCCCGACGTGGTGCTCATGGACGTGCGGATGCCGCGGGTGAGCGGGATCGAGGCCACGGCTCGCCTCTCGGAGCTGATGCCCGCGGTGCGCATCCTCATGCTCACCGTCTCCGACGAGGAGGACGACCTCTACGAGGCGATCAAGGCCGGCGCCGCGGGCTACCTCCTCAAGGAGATCTCCATCGAGGAGGTCGCCGACGCCGTGCGGGCGGTGATGCAGGGCCAGACCCTGATCAGCCCGTCGATGGCCTCGAAGCTCATCGTGGAGTTCAACAACCTCTCCCGCCGGGCCGACCAGAAGAAGCAGGTGCCCGCCCCCCGCCTCACCGAGCGCGAGCTCGAGGTGCTCAAGCAGGTGGCCCAGGGCCTCACCAACCGCGACATCGCCGGGGTCCTCTTCATCTCCGAGAACACGGTGAAGAACCACGTGCGCAACATCCTCGAGAAGCTCCACCTGCACTCCCGCATGGAGGCGGTGGTCTACGCCGTGCGCGAGAAGATCCTCGACCTCGACGAGCCCTCCGACATCTGA